In one Mastacembelus armatus chromosome 19, fMasArm1.2, whole genome shotgun sequence genomic region, the following are encoded:
- the tnrc6ba gene encoding trinucleotide repeat-containing gene 6B protein isoform X1: MEDKKRKKEDKRKRETSQKVTEQKNKVPDLTKPASAQSSATQSSSASPSPGPTPSASPSPATSGPGSAATPSQGGNNAKRLAVANGQPPSITSSSSTAGGTSAAGNGSTSSGGGAQAPQQQPRYMPREVPPRFRCQQDHKVLLKRGQPPLSSMLLGGGGGGDGPNANTTAVSDSGAAASSLALTSSSVAASTTTSNYANSMWGASSGSQASSQGREKVIVDGNDLEEWPSIAGSDGGGASFIGAGGGSSNNGMSVNSISASGNQSSPTSSFSLPNECMQSSNGVAWGTSASQGHLGGGNAVAAAGPLLQQPSSLSKASTVPGSHDASGPVDGSSGIPGANFNPNANPSAWPALVQQDGPTAAGEGGSSSFHHQGPGGVLSANNSVSLGLGLGGGPVGVVGGHPPLSVNQSSTHQHQLHQMQSRDREMGGGNWDSELAGPKIAGVEGVGGGMDRGVGGDGMNVGDHSLASSWRGQPSYPAANSKTGASRTDGWESGDSGTGGCGAAEGDNGTSVWGYPNSTGAVNAWGSAGTGGNNSQTSGVSQGGWGSSGVGGERGVSGGDWGGSSTSIAGANPAGGEGMSVNCSSNSSSSGGSTGGIPPATSPSSTTATTMTRAWDNQKGEGETGEWGGGVGGQGARGGSSSSGGNSRSGNTTNSSHSRPRRQAPNAEAALQNLLSRSDLDPRVLSNTGWGQTQIRQNTAWDVDENRGPSKGVSSSAASKHPSSLGGLSQYSAGPRTLITDSVTPGINPPLVSSAGSSGEGWESSSNSSSSGASLSGRVAPPPGSNMRNLGVSQSGPVTTTGPGMGSGMIPGHNQQGKASGWSGAGVGAGDRQEAKGWGNDEWRETSRGGNGGGWGDLGQQGDPVSGGWGGSQEDKGTRDWKEVGGNGGGSGWGSGQKVGAGRDWGEQESKSNSGGGGWGDERTDRGGNSGGDTGVGGWGSWDDGTPRRAWGAGATGGGMSGGGGVGVVGGMGSKPHQGLSGVNKSHQMPNSQLGSITGPQAPQQQSQPRNQHPQLQQALDQGAMQGAGGRKPTFQAQNQNQSSTWGPAGVGSVSEPSGWEEPSPQSISRKNEIDDGTSAWGDPDNYNFKPVNLWDKNSAPVGQQPHGQGQVQQQPQAPPVPQQPNRQAAGLGGNRDFSTGHGPGKASSMGPSGWGGASPTSPTVDNGTAAWGKPTDAPTGWGDTDDAGGKTAGWGNPSPNPIKPGSKSMQDGWGDKDGSMAASRHSSWEDEEEGSGMWNSTGSQGSGSSWGQGSNGGWGQSHAGKKPSNKGPLKAGGGDSWMSPINRQFSNMGLLSDDPSSPNIDLAPGSLQEKKIEAEKRMGMNDYNGDMRKGGRTGGGIAYRPPGSKEAPPVDAGSYYDKTLPLTNQDGCLGEEGPCSLYSPPTVYKPHSLFNHTVPFRQGSHSIFGSGGGMAQSRHQPSVPPINQSPGIRAQVPHHFLSPQVPGSVLKQMPPPSGSMGGVGSVGGVAGVGGGVFPPQLSPQHIAMLSSIYPPHIQFQLACQLLLQQQQQPQQQQQQQQQQQQQQQQQQHQHLLQNQRKFTPNVRQQADPQQLARIMAVLQQQRQQQQVGGLGGSSKLSPSHHGGGGGPKLPGTDPLPHPGLAGSVTDLHQKTLGPYSGFGSGMNLTGLDLGGSVVGGPGGMKDLGGQQSRFKWMMEGHSAPDTSSPENAFHKNGPVTPIKMPGGSPYSQYDMMVGDGLSDNWHRTPGKMVTKPATTPSWPPEFQPGVPWKGIDRVDPESDPYMTPGSMMGNAVSPNLNDTEHQLLQDNTDSTPPLNTLLPSPGAWPYSASDSPLNAHNSAKYTDYKTSWPPEPIGHKSSWKASRASGQTQLSRPPPGLASQKQPSSSPWSGGAPRLAGRGWGTGSSTTGSTWSDCSSRESCWLVLSNLTPQIDGSTLRTICMQHGPLLTFHLGLTQGTALIRYGSKQEAAKAQSALHMCVLGNTTILAEFVSEEDVARYIAHSQAGGAGSGGTTPGSAGSGPTATSVVGANGNGGSCDRGGAGGSSGAGGVEGGSSAGGAGNGPASSGWQSLDSTGSASDQPATQGPGLGIFAQWSSNGTGVAGAGGVEAGRQGLWGGMGGMSVAGYPSSSLWASPALEDRHQMGSPASLLPGDLLGGGADSI; the protein is encoded by the exons atggaagacaagaaaaggaaaaaagaagacaaaaggaaaaggGAAACCTCTCAGAAG gttacagaacaaaaaaacaaag TGCCAGACTTGACCAAGCCGGCCTCAGCTCAGTCTTCTGCCACTCAGAGCAGTTCTGCCTCCCCTAGCCCTGGACCCACCCCCTCTGCCTCCCCATCCCCAGCCACCTCGGGCCCTGGCAGTGCTGCCACCCCATCACAGGGCGGCAACAATGCCAAGCGCCTGGCAGTGGCCAACGGACAGCCCCCCTCCATTACCAGTTCTTCCTCCACCGCTGGCGGCACCAGTGCTGCTGGAAACGGCAGTACAAGTAGCGGAGGCGGAGCCCAGGCGCCTCAACAGCAACCACGCTACATGCCGAGAGAAGTGCCGCCCCGATTCCGCTGCCAGCAGGACCATAAAGTGCTACTGAAGAGGGGTCAGCCGCCACTGTCCTCCATGCTGctgggagggggaggaggaggggatggCCCCAATGCAAACACGACTGCTGTCTCAG attcTGGTGCAGCTGCCTCCTCATTGGCCCTCACCTCATCATCAGTTGCTGCTTCTACTACTACTTCTAATTATGCAAATTCCATGTGGGGGGCAAGCTCAGGCAGCCAGGCCTCCTCTCAGGGCAGGGAGAAGGTGATTGTCGATGGCAATGACCTGGAGGAGTGGCCTAGCATTGCTGGCAGTGATGGGGGAGGAGCTTCTTTTATTGGAGCTGGAGGGGGCAGCAGCAACAACGGAATGTCTGTGAACAGCATCAGTGCCTCTGGCAACCAATCCTCACCCACTTCCTCGTTCTCTTTGCCCAATGAATGTATGCAGTCATCCAATGGTGTGGCGTGGGGCACATCTGCCTCCCAGGGTCATCTTGGAGGAGGGAATGCAGTAGCTGCAGCTGGGCCTCTGCTGCAACAGCCTTCCTCACTTTCCAAAGCCTCCACTGTGCCAGGGAGCCATGACGCCAGTGGCCCCGTCGATGGCAGCAGTGGGATTCCAGGTGCCAACTTCAATCCAAATGCCAACCCTTCGGCCTGGCCTGCCCTGGTGCAGCAGGATGGGCCCACTGCGGCAGGGGAAGGAGGTTCGTCTTCCTTTCATCACCAGGGACCTGGAGGGGTTTTGTCTGCCAACAACTCTGTTTCCTTGGGTCTGGGGCTGGGAGGTGGGCCAGTCGGTGTGGTGGGGGGTCACCCACCTTTATCTGTGAATCAATCAAGCACCCATCAGCACCAACTTCACCAAATGCAgtccagagacagagagatgggaGGGGGGAACTGGGACAGCGAATTAGCGGGACCAAAAATCGCAGGGGTAGAAGGTGTTGGAGGAGGAATGGACCGTGGTGTGGGAGGAGATGGGATGAATGTGGGAGACCACAGTCTTGCCTCCTCTTGGAGAGGCCAGCCTTCTTACCCTGCAGCTAACTCCAAAACGGGTGCCTCGAGGACTGATGGATGGGAAAGTGGAGACAGTGGCACAGGGGGATGTGGCGCTGCTGAAGGGGATAATGGGACCTCAGTTTGGGGGTATCCAAATTCCACTGGTGCAGTTAATGCTTGGGGCAGTGCTGGAACTGGGGGAAATAATAGTCAAACCTCCGGGGTATCTCAGGGAGGGTGGGGGTCATCAGgagtgggaggagagaggggggttTCTGGTGGTGATTGGGGTGGGAGCTCTACTAGTATTGCTGGAGCTAATCCAGCTGGAGGTGAGGGAATGAGTGTAAACTgcagcagtaacagcagcagtagtgGGGGAAGCACAGGTGGCATCCCCCCTGCCACCTCCCCCTCTTCCACAACAGCCACCACTATGACCAGAGCTTGGGACAATCAGAAAGGAGAAGGTGAAACAGGGGAATGGGGTGGGGGAGTAGGAGGACAGGGAGCACGGGGAGGCTCTTCATCCAGTGGTGGAAATTCCAGAAGTGGGAATACAACTAATAGCAGTCACAGTCGTCCTCGTCGCCAGGCACCTAATGCTGAAGCTGCCTTACAGAACCTGCTTAGCCGGTCTGATCTGGACCCACGGGTCCTGTCCAACACAGGCTGGGGCCAAACACAGATCCGACAAAACACAGCCTGGGATGTTGATGAAAATAGAGGACCAAGTAAAGGTGTATCATCATCAGCTGCATCAAAACACCCGTCTTCTCTTGGTGGTCTATCTCAGTATTCTGCTGGACCTAGGACCCTAATCACTGATTCAGTGACTCCAGGGATTAATCCTCCACTGGTTTCATCTGCTGGGTCCTCTGGGGAGGGCTgggagagcagcagcaacagtagcagTAGCGGGGCTTCTCTCTCTGGGAGAGTGGCACCACCTCCGGGCTCCAACATGAGGAATCTTGGCGTCTCACAATCTGGACCAGTGACCACAACCGGACCGGGTATGGGGTCAGGGATGATTCCAGGACATAACCAGCAGGGAAAAGCGTCTGGCTGGAGTGGAGCAGGGGTGGGGGCTGGGGATCGCCAGGAGGCCAAAGGTTGGGGGAATGATGAATGGAGAGAGACTAGTAGGGGAGGGAATGGAGGAGGATGGGGTGATCTTGGCCAACAGGGTGACCCAGTGAGTGGAGGCTGGGGAGGAAGTCAGGAGGATAAAGGGACAAGGGATTGGAAAGAAGTGGGTGGGaatggaggaggaagtgggTGGGGATCAGGGCAGAAAGTTGGAGCAGGTAGGGACTGGGGAGAGCAAGAGTCCAAATCAAATagcggaggaggaggatggggggATGAGAGGACAGACCGAGGAGGAAACTCAGGTGGGGATACAGGTGTGGGTGGTTGGGGAAGCTGGGATGATGGTACTCCCCGGAGAGCCTGGGGAGCAGGAGCCACAGGGGGAGGGATGAGTGGAGGAGGGGGGGTGGGTGTTGTTGGGGGCATGGGGTCCAAACCTCATCAAGGTTTGAGTGGAGTAAACAAATCTCACCAGATGCCAAACAGCCAGCTGGGTTCCATCACAGGCCCACAGGCACCACAGCAACAATCACAGCCCCGCAATCAGCATCCACAGCTACAGCAAGCATTGGACCAAGGGGCTATGCAAGGGGCCGGAGGGAGGAAACCCACCTTTCAAGCCCAGAATCAGAACCAAAGCTCAACCTGGGGCCCCGCAGGAGTTGGAAGTGTATCTGAACCAAGCGGCTGGGAAGAACCCTCGCCGCAGTCTATAAGCAGGAAGAACGAAATTGACGATGGAACATCAGCATGGGGAGATCCAGATAATTACAACTTCAAGCCAGTCAACCTGTGGGATAAGAACAGTGCCCCTGTTGGCCAGCAGCCACATGGTCAAGGTCAGGTCCAGCAGCAACCTCAGGCACCTCCAGTACCACAGCAGCCTAACAGACAGGCTGCAGGGCTTGGAGGTAACCGAGACTTCAGCACTGGCCATGGACCTGGGAAAGCCTCATCCATGG GTCCATCAGGTTGGGGTGGTGCTTCTCCAACCAGTCCTACTGTAGACAATGGCACAGCAGCTTGGGGAAAGCCTACTGATGCCCCAACTGGCTGGGGTGACACTGATGATGCTGGAGGGAAGACAGCAGGCTGGGGAAACCCTTCTCCAAACCCCATCAAACCTG GTTCAAAGTCTATGCAAGATGGCTGGGGGGACAAAGATGGCTCTATGGCAGCCTCGCGTCACTCAAGCtgggaggatgaagaggagggaaGTGGCATGTGGAACAGTACTGGCTCCCAGGGAAGTGGCTCATCTTGGGGTCAGGGAAGCAATGGGGGTTGGGGACAGAGCCATGCTGGGAAGAAGCCCAGCAACAAG GGTCCACTTAAGGCTGGAGGAGGAGACTCATGGATGAGCCCAATCAACAGACAGTTCTCTAACATGGGGTTACTG AGTGATGATCCAAGCAGCCCAAACATTGACCTGGCTCCAGGCTCTCTCCAGGAGAAGAAGATAGAGGCAGAGAAAAGAATGGGAATGAATGATTACAATGGAGATATGAGGAAGGGAGGAAGAACAGGTGGGGGCATAGCTTATCGTCCACCTGGTTCCAAAGAAGCACCACCTGTAGATGCTGGGTCCTACTATGACAAG ACCTTGCCTTTGACCAATCAGGATGGGTGCCTTGGGGAGGAGGGTCCTTGCTCTCTGTACTCACCACCCACTGTGTACAAGCCCCATTCCCTCTTCAACCACACTGTCCCCTTTAGACAA GGCAGTCACAGTATCTTTGGCAGTGGTGGAGGGATGGCTCAGTCAAGACACCAGCCAAGTGTCCCACCCATAAACCAGTCCCCAGGGATACGAGCGCAAGTGCCTCATCACTTCCTGTCACCTCAG GTGCCAGGCTCCGTGCTGAAGCAGATGCCCCCTCCCAGTGGAAGCATGGGGGGTGTTGGCAGTGTGGGAGGAGTGGCAGGAGTCGGGGGAGGTGTGTTCCCTCCACAGCTGTCCCCCCAGCACATTGCCATGCTCAGCAGCATCTACCCGCCCCATATCCAGTTTCAGCTG GCTtgtcagctcctcctccagcagcagcagcagccacaacagcagcagcagcagcagcagcagcagcagcaacaacaacaacaacagcaacatcagcatcTACTGCAAAACCAGAGGAAGTTCACGCCAAACGTGCGTCAGCAGGCTGACCCTCAGCAG TTGGCCAGAATCATGGCAGTGctccagcagcagaggcagcagcagcaggttgggGGTTTAGGTGGCAGCTCCAAACTTTCCCCTTCCCACcatggtggtggagggggtCCCAAACTGCCTGGGACTGATCCCTTGCCACACCCTGGCCTGGCAGGATCTGTGACTGACCTGCACCAGAAAACCCTTGGACCCTACTCTG GGTTTGGTTCTGGGATGAACCTTACAGGTCTGGACCTGGGTGGCTCTGTAGTGGGGGGACCTGGGGGCATGAAGGACCTAGGGGGTCAGCAGTCCCGCTTCAAATGGATGATGGAGGGCCACTCTGCACCAGACACATCCTCACCTGAGAATGCATTCCACAAAAATG GTCCTGTCACACCCATTAAGATGCCTGGGGGATCGCCCTACTCTCAGTATGACATGATGGTTGGAGACGGGCTCAGTGACAACTGGCATCGCACTCCTGGCAAGATGGTTACCAAGCCTGCCACCACACCTAGCTGGCCGCCTG AATTCCAGCCTGGCGTACCCTGGAAGGGCATTGACCGTGTTGACCCAGAATCTGACCCCTACATGACCCCAGGGAGCATGATGGGAAATGCGGTATCCCCCAACCTCAATGATACTGAGCACCAGTTGTTACAAGACAATACTG ATTCCACCCCTCCCCTCAACACCTTGCTGCCTTCACCTGGTGCCTGGCCCTACAGTGCCTCAGACAGTCCCCTCAACGCACACAACTCAG CTAAATACACAGACTACAAGACCAGCTGGCCTCCAGAGCCCATTGGACACAAGTCGTCATGGAAAGCCAGCCGGGCCAGCGGCCAGACCCAGCTGTCCCGCCCACCTCCAGGACTGGCCAGTCAAAAACAGCCATCATCTTCCCCTTGGTCAGGAGGAGCCCCTCGATTGGCTGGTCGGGGCTGGGGCACTGGCTCAAGCACTACTG GCTCAACCTGGAGTGACTGCAGCTCTCGGGAAAGCTGCTGGTTGGTGCTCAGCAACCTCACACCACAG ATTGATGGCTCCACTCTGAGGACCATCTGCATGCAGCACGGGCCCCTGCTGACCTTTCACCTGGGCCTGACCCAGGGCACCGCTCTCATTCGCTACGGCTCCAAACAGGAGGCAGCCAAAGCCCAGAGTGCACTCCACAT GTGTGTTTTGGGTAACACCACCATCTTGGCGGAATTTGTGAGCGAGGAGGATGTGGCTCGGTACATTGCACATTCCCAGGCTGGAGGCGCAGGGAGTGGAGGAACCACACCTGGATCTGCAGGCTCTGGGCCTACAGCAACCTCCGTGGTGGGAGCTAATGGTAATGGGGGGAGCTGCGACAGAGGTGGAGCAGGAGGCAGCAGCGGGGCAGGAGGTGTAGAAGGAG